One window of Methylococcus sp. EFPC2 genomic DNA carries:
- a CDS encoding ammonium transporter — METVDNSADVLFILLGAIMVLAMHAGFAFLEVGTVRRKNQVNALVKILSDFAVSTVAYFLIGYYLAYGVQFFGSAEHLTQHHGYDLVKFFFLLTFAAAIPAIISGGIAERARFNPQLAATFVIVGFVYPLFEGLAWNKNFGLQGWLEQVFGAGFHDFAGSVVVHAVGGWIALGAVILLGPRRGRYHRDGGMSAHPPSSIPFLALGAWILTVGWFGFNVMSAQTLNAVSGLVAVNSLMAMVGGTLAALMLGRNDPGFLHNGPLAGLVAVCAGSDLMHPIGALATGAIAGALFVYFFTLTQNRWKIDDVLGVWPLHGLGGTWGGIAAGIFGQQALGGLGGVSIFSQVLGTLTGVFIACAGGFLVYGMLKFTLGIRLDPEQEFEGADLSLHKISATPEKEAGW, encoded by the coding sequence ATGGAAACGGTAGACAACAGCGCCGACGTCTTGTTCATCCTGCTGGGCGCCATCATGGTGCTGGCCATGCACGCGGGCTTCGCCTTTCTGGAAGTCGGCACGGTGCGGCGCAAGAACCAGGTCAATGCCCTGGTCAAGATACTCTCCGATTTCGCCGTGTCCACCGTGGCGTATTTCCTGATCGGTTACTACCTAGCCTACGGTGTCCAGTTCTTCGGCAGCGCGGAACATCTGACCCAGCACCATGGCTACGACTTGGTCAAATTCTTCTTCCTGCTCACCTTCGCCGCCGCGATACCGGCCATCATCTCCGGCGGCATCGCCGAGCGCGCACGCTTCAACCCGCAACTGGCGGCGACCTTCGTCATCGTAGGCTTCGTCTATCCCTTGTTCGAAGGCCTCGCGTGGAACAAGAACTTCGGTCTGCAGGGCTGGCTGGAACAGGTTTTCGGTGCGGGCTTCCACGATTTCGCGGGCTCCGTGGTGGTGCACGCGGTAGGCGGATGGATCGCCCTAGGCGCCGTGATATTGCTGGGGCCGCGTCGCGGACGCTACCACCGCGACGGTGGCATGTCGGCGCATCCGCCCTCCAGCATCCCCTTCCTGGCTCTGGGAGCCTGGATTTTGACCGTCGGCTGGTTCGGCTTCAACGTGATGTCGGCCCAGACGCTGAACGCCGTCAGCGGCCTGGTGGCCGTGAACTCCCTAATGGCCATGGTGGGCGGCACCCTGGCGGCCTTGATGCTGGGCCGCAACGACCCCGGCTTTCTGCACAACGGCCCGCTGGCCGGACTGGTCGCCGTCTGCGCCGGCTCCGATCTGATGCACCCTATCGGTGCACTGGCGACGGGGGCCATCGCCGGCGCGCTGTTCGTCTATTTCTTCACGCTGACGCAAAACCGCTGGAAGATCGACGACGTGCTGGGCGTATGGCCGTTGCACGGTCTGGGCGGAACCTGGGGCGGCATCGCCGCCGGCATCTTCGGCCAGCAAGCCCTGGGCGGCCTGGGCGGGGTCAGTATTTTCTCGCAGGTCCTGGGCACCCTGACCGGCGTGTTCATTGCCTGTGCCGGGGGATTCCTGGTCTACGGCATGCTGAAATTCACCCTCGGCATCCGCCTGGATCCGGAGCAGGAATTCGAAGGCGCCGACCTCAGCCTGCACAAGATATCCGCCACCCCGGAAAAAGAAGCCGGCTGGTGA
- the recD gene encoding exodeoxyribonuclease V subunit alpha, translating into MPTPTLSYPSDDTLLDQSLGPRALDLAFGDFLRRLDPELEPSVRLAGILVSRRLNEGHTCLELAQFAGRASLPGLPGAPLLDAWLDTLRASALVAEPGKDAPLVLDGGRLYLHRYWRYETDIAVRLSDLMAKSPAVDEELLRDGLRRLFADSSSGTEADRQQIAAALALLKSFALISGGPGTGKTYTVTRILALLMEQSPDEAPRIALAAPTGKARARLADSIETALSTGLPCSEPVISRIREAARNARTLHGLLGAFPGRSRSRYHSGHLLPYDVVVVDEASMIDLPMMARLLRALPESGRLILLGDRNQLPPVEVGALLGDLCAAAGDAGYSAELSERLQVLTGRGFEARTTMTGPLIRDSLAELRKPRRFAAGSGIAAMAEAIQRGESEACAAVLRESEDMQWHKPASGEFEPWLADIVRDAILPCLQAVTVAEALARYGAFRILCVLRQGGRGGESVNPAVESILSRLTASRYGLGEWYRGRPVMITRNDPALGLNNGDIGITWPDPESGQALRVFFPNERGPLKAFSPARLPAHETVYAMTVHKSQGSEFEHVHLILPDHPVPLLSRELIYTAVTRAKSRLNLYGSEAVLGAAIARRMERGSGLHARLGGG; encoded by the coding sequence ATGCCGACGCCCACTTTGTCGTATCCATCCGATGACACCCTGCTCGATCAATCTTTGGGGCCCCGCGCGCTGGACCTGGCTTTCGGCGATTTTTTGCGGCGCCTGGATCCGGAGCTGGAACCCTCGGTGCGCTTGGCGGGCATACTCGTCAGCCGGCGATTGAACGAGGGCCACACCTGTCTGGAACTCGCCCAATTCGCCGGACGAGCAAGCCTGCCGGGTTTGCCCGGCGCGCCGCTTTTGGATGCGTGGTTGGACACGTTGCGCGCAAGCGCCTTGGTTGCCGAGCCGGGGAAAGACGCTCCCCTGGTACTGGATGGCGGCCGCTTGTATCTGCATCGTTATTGGCGCTACGAAACCGACATAGCCGTTCGCCTGAGCGATTTGATGGCGAAATCGCCCGCCGTGGACGAGGAACTCTTGAGGGACGGCTTGCGGCGTCTGTTTGCCGATAGCAGTTCCGGGACGGAGGCGGACCGGCAGCAAATCGCCGCCGCCTTGGCCTTGCTCAAATCATTCGCTCTCATCAGCGGGGGGCCGGGTACCGGCAAGACCTATACCGTCACGCGCATCCTGGCCTTGTTGATGGAGCAGTCGCCCGACGAAGCGCCACGCATCGCCCTGGCCGCTCCCACCGGCAAGGCGCGGGCCCGGCTGGCCGATTCCATCGAAACGGCGCTGTCGACAGGACTGCCGTGCAGCGAACCGGTCATCTCCCGCATACGCGAGGCCGCCCGCAATGCCCGTACCCTGCATGGCTTGCTGGGGGCGTTTCCCGGCCGTAGTCGCAGCCGTTACCATTCCGGCCATCTTTTGCCTTATGACGTGGTGGTGGTCGACGAAGCCTCGATGATCGATTTGCCGATGATGGCGCGGTTGCTCCGGGCCTTGCCCGAATCGGGCCGGCTGATCCTGCTGGGCGACCGCAATCAGCTGCCGCCAGTGGAGGTCGGCGCCTTGTTGGGCGATCTCTGCGCGGCGGCCGGCGATGCCGGCTATTCGGCGGAACTGAGTGAGCGCTTGCAGGTGCTGACCGGACGCGGCTTCGAGGCGCGAACGACCATGACGGGGCCGCTCATCCGCGACAGTCTCGCGGAGTTGCGCAAGCCTCGCCGTTTTGCCGCGGGGAGTGGCATCGCGGCCATGGCCGAAGCGATACAGCGGGGCGAGTCGGAGGCCTGTGCCGCGGTATTGCGGGAGAGCGAGGACATGCAGTGGCATAAGCCCGCTTCCGGCGAATTCGAGCCCTGGTTGGCCGACATCGTGCGCGACGCCATCCTGCCCTGCCTGCAGGCGGTAACGGTAGCCGAGGCCTTGGCGCGCTACGGCGCCTTTCGCATCTTGTGCGTTTTGCGCCAGGGGGGCAGGGGGGGGGAATCCGTCAATCCCGCGGTCGAAAGCATTCTGAGCCGGCTGACGGCCAGCCGGTACGGCTTGGGCGAGTGGTACCGGGGGCGGCCGGTCATGATTACCCGTAACGATCCGGCTTTGGGGCTCAACAACGGCGACATCGGCATCACTTGGCCCGATCCCGAGAGCGGTCAGGCCCTGCGCGTCTTCTTTCCGAATGAGCGGGGGCCTCTCAAGGCCTTTTCTCCGGCCCGGCTGCCCGCGCACGAAACGGTTTATGCGATGACCGTGCACAAGAGTCAGGGTTCGGAATTCGAGCACGTTCATCTCATTCTGCCCGACCATCCCGTACCCTTGCTGAGCCGGGAGCTGATCTATACCGCCGTCACCCGCGCCAAGTCCCGGCTCAACCTGTACGGCTCGGAGGCCGTGCTGGGGGCGGCCATCGCCCGGCGCATGGAGCGCGGCTCGGGGCTGCATGCCCGATTGGGAGGGGGCTGA
- the alaC gene encoding alanine transaminase — MEEFQRIKRLPPYVFNIVNELKAKERAAGVDIIDFGMGNPDRPTPQHIVDKLVEVSQKGTAHRYSVSKGIPRLRRAICNWYQTRYGVELDPDTQAIATIGSKEGLAHLMFATLGPGDAVLVPNPAYPIHPYGCVLAGADVRHVPMVPGVDFFAELEKAIKNSWPKPKMLILNFPGNPTTQCVELEFFEKVVEMAREYKIWVVHDLAYADLVFDGYVAPSILQVPGATDVAVEFFTLSKSYNMPGWRVGFMCGNRELVAALARIKSYLDYGTFTPIQVAGIAALEGPQDCVAEIRDTYRVRRDVLCRGLNDAGWAVTPPKATMFVWAPIPEQYKHLGSLEFAKKLMLEAQVAVSPGIGFGEYGDDHVRFGLIENEHRTRQAIRGIRAMFRKDSAA, encoded by the coding sequence ATGGAAGAGTTCCAACGCATCAAACGACTACCGCCTTACGTCTTCAATATCGTCAATGAATTAAAGGCCAAGGAACGGGCTGCCGGCGTCGACATCATCGATTTCGGCATGGGCAATCCCGATCGGCCCACGCCCCAACACATCGTCGACAAGCTGGTCGAAGTCTCCCAGAAAGGCACGGCCCATCGATACTCGGTTTCCAAGGGCATACCGCGCTTGCGCCGGGCCATCTGCAACTGGTACCAGACGCGCTACGGCGTGGAACTCGACCCGGACACCCAGGCTATCGCCACCATAGGTTCCAAGGAAGGGCTGGCCCATTTGATGTTCGCCACCCTGGGTCCGGGCGACGCGGTGCTGGTGCCCAATCCGGCCTACCCCATCCATCCTTACGGCTGCGTGCTGGCCGGGGCCGACGTGCGCCATGTGCCCATGGTGCCGGGCGTGGATTTCTTCGCCGAACTGGAAAAGGCCATCAAGAACTCCTGGCCCAAGCCGAAGATGCTGATCCTCAACTTCCCGGGCAATCCGACCACCCAATGCGTGGAGTTGGAGTTCTTCGAGAAGGTCGTCGAGATGGCCCGCGAATACAAGATCTGGGTGGTGCACGATCTGGCTTATGCCGACCTGGTGTTCGACGGCTATGTCGCGCCCTCCATCCTGCAGGTGCCGGGCGCCACCGACGTCGCGGTGGAATTCTTCACCCTGTCCAAGAGCTACAACATGCCCGGCTGGCGCGTGGGCTTCATGTGCGGCAACCGTGAGCTGGTGGCCGCCCTGGCCCGCATCAAGTCCTACCTGGATTATGGCACCTTCACGCCCATTCAGGTCGCCGGCATTGCGGCGCTGGAAGGCCCGCAGGATTGCGTGGCCGAGATCCGCGACACTTACCGCGTGCGCCGCGACGTGTTGTGCAGGGGCTTGAACGACGCCGGCTGGGCGGTGACGCCGCCCAAGGCCACCATGTTCGTGTGGGCGCCGATCCCCGAACAATACAAGCACTTGGGTTCGCTCGAATTCGCCAAGAAGCTGATGCTGGAAGCCCAAGTCGCGGTGTCGCCCGGCATAGGGTTCGGCGAATACGGCGACGACCACGTGCGTTTCGGCCTGATCGAAAACGAACACCGCACCCGCCAGGCGATACGCGGCATCCGGGCCATGTTCCGCAAGGACAGCGCGGCCTAG
- a CDS encoding homoserine dehydrogenase, whose translation MKPVKVGLLGLGTVGGGTVNVLRRNAGEITRRAGREILVTHASARDLSRPRICDTHDIKLSTDPYEIVNDPEVEIVVELIGGEHPAKELILTALENGKHVVTANKALIAKHGNEIFAKASEKGLMVAFEPAVAGGIPIIKALREGLTGNKIEWLAGIINGTCNYILTEMRDKGRDFADVLKEAQALGYAEADPTFDVEGVDAAHKLTILASIAFGIPLQFDKVYIEGISGVTQLDVAYAETLGYRIKLLGIARRTEKGIELRVHPTLIPARRLIANVDGVKNAVLVEGDAVGPTLYYGAGAGADPTASAVVADIVDVVRTLTSDPENRVPHLAFQPSAISDIPVLPIEEVETAYYLRLSAEDKPGVLADITRILAQHQISIEALIQKEPLTGETHIPIILLTHKVQERELNAAIAEIEALASINKPIKRIRLETLG comes from the coding sequence TTGAAGCCCGTTAAAGTTGGTTTGCTCGGATTAGGCACGGTCGGCGGCGGCACCGTCAACGTATTGCGGCGCAATGCCGGTGAAATCACCCGCCGCGCCGGCCGGGAAATCCTGGTCACCCACGCCTCGGCTCGGGATTTGAGCCGTCCCCGAATCTGCGACACCCACGACATCAAGCTGAGCACAGACCCCTACGAAATCGTCAACGATCCGGAAGTCGAGATCGTGGTCGAACTGATAGGCGGTGAGCATCCGGCCAAGGAACTGATCCTGACGGCCCTGGAAAACGGCAAACACGTGGTGACCGCCAACAAGGCGCTAATCGCCAAGCACGGCAACGAGATCTTCGCCAAGGCCAGCGAAAAAGGCCTGATGGTCGCCTTCGAGCCGGCCGTCGCCGGCGGCATCCCCATCATCAAGGCACTGCGCGAAGGCCTCACCGGCAACAAGATCGAATGGCTGGCCGGCATCATCAACGGCACTTGCAACTACATCCTCACGGAGATGCGCGACAAGGGCCGCGACTTCGCCGACGTGCTGAAGGAGGCGCAGGCCCTAGGCTATGCCGAAGCCGACCCGACCTTCGATGTGGAAGGCGTGGACGCCGCGCACAAGCTGACCATCCTGGCCTCGATCGCCTTCGGCATCCCCTTGCAGTTCGACAAGGTCTACATCGAAGGCATTTCCGGCGTCACCCAACTGGATGTCGCCTATGCCGAGACCCTGGGTTACCGCATCAAGCTGCTTGGCATCGCCCGCAGGACCGAGAAAGGCATAGAACTGCGCGTCCATCCGACGCTCATCCCGGCACGGCGCCTCATCGCCAATGTCGACGGCGTGAAGAACGCGGTGCTGGTCGAAGGTGACGCGGTAGGTCCAACGCTTTACTATGGCGCCGGGGCCGGCGCGGATCCCACCGCGTCCGCCGTGGTGGCCGACATCGTCGACGTGGTGCGGACGCTCACCAGCGATCCGGAAAACCGCGTGCCTCATCTCGCCTTCCAGCCGTCGGCCATCTCCGACATTCCGGTGCTGCCCATAGAGGAAGTCGAAACAGCCTACTACCTGCGGCTGTCGGCGGAAGACAAGCCCGGCGTGCTGGCCGACATCACGCGCATCCTGGCCCAGCATCAGATCAGCATCGAAGCCCTGATCCAGAAGGAGCCGTTGACCGGCGAAACTCACATCCCCATCATCCTGCTCACGCACAAGGTGCAGGAACGCGAGCTGAATGCCGCCATCGCCGAAATCGAAGCCCTGGCGAGCATCAACAAGCCGATCAAGCGCATCCGCTTGGAGACTTTGGGTTAG
- the thrC gene encoding threonine synthase has product MKYISTRGKAPAKTFTEILLGGLAPDGGLYLPEEYPQVSRAELDAWRSLSYADLAFAVLSKFITDIPADDLKGIVDKTYTPEVYRNARAGSDTAQITPLRTLEPGLHLLELSNGPTLAFKDMAMQLLGNLFEYVLDKQHAELNILGATSGDTGSAAEYAMRGKRGIRVFMLSPHGKMSAFQRAQMYSLQDANIYNIAVRGMFDDAQDLVKAVSNDHAFKSRHKIGTVNSINWARVSAQIVYYFKGYFAATTSNDQDVAFSVPSGNFGNICAGHIARMMGLPIAQLILATNENDVLDEFFRTGVYRPRGTENTYQTSSPSMDISKASNFERFVFDLVGRDAARVSRFWSRVDAGGEFDIKSTEYWDSLPEFRFASGSSTHADRLTTIRATWEKYGVMIDTHTADGLKVGLERRRPGLPLICLETALPAKFEETIVEALGRKPERPVGLESIENLPQRFEVMDKDVDQLKAYIAAHATSEHTAGS; this is encoded by the coding sequence ATGAAATACATTTCTACCCGCGGCAAGGCCCCGGCCAAGACTTTTACCGAAATCCTGCTGGGCGGGCTGGCGCCCGACGGCGGCCTGTACTTGCCGGAAGAATATCCGCAAGTCAGCCGCGCCGAACTGGACGCCTGGCGTTCGCTGTCCTACGCGGACTTGGCGTTCGCGGTGCTGTCCAAGTTCATCACCGATATTCCGGCGGACGACTTAAAGGGCATCGTCGACAAGACCTACACGCCCGAGGTCTACCGCAACGCCCGTGCCGGCAGCGATACGGCCCAGATCACGCCCCTGCGGACGCTGGAGCCGGGCCTGCATCTTTTGGAGTTGTCCAACGGACCGACCCTGGCCTTCAAGGACATGGCCATGCAGTTGCTCGGCAACCTGTTCGAATACGTACTGGACAAGCAGCACGCGGAACTCAACATCCTCGGCGCCACCTCGGGTGACACCGGTTCGGCGGCGGAATACGCCATGCGGGGCAAGCGGGGCATCCGCGTGTTCATGCTGTCCCCGCACGGCAAGATGAGCGCCTTCCAGCGCGCACAGATGTATTCCCTGCAGGATGCGAACATCTACAACATCGCCGTCCGCGGGATGTTCGACGACGCGCAGGATCTGGTGAAGGCCGTGTCCAACGATCATGCCTTCAAGTCGCGCCACAAGATAGGCACGGTCAACTCCATCAACTGGGCCCGGGTTTCGGCGCAGATCGTCTATTACTTCAAAGGCTATTTCGCCGCGACGACCTCCAACGACCAGGACGTCGCCTTCTCGGTGCCCTCCGGCAATTTCGGCAATATCTGCGCCGGCCACATCGCCCGCATGATGGGCCTGCCCATCGCCCAGCTGATCCTGGCCACCAACGAGAACGACGTGCTGGACGAATTCTTCCGCACCGGCGTCTATCGTCCGCGCGGCACGGAAAATACTTATCAGACCAGTTCGCCTTCGATGGACATATCCAAGGCCTCGAATTTCGAGCGCTTCGTGTTCGATCTGGTCGGACGCGACGCCGCCCGGGTCTCGCGCTTCTGGAGCCGGGTGGACGCGGGTGGGGAATTCGACATCAAATCCACGGAATACTGGGATAGCCTGCCTGAGTTCCGCTTCGCCTCCGGCAGCAGCACGCACGCCGACCGCCTGACCACAATACGGGCAACCTGGGAAAAATACGGCGTGATGATAGACACGCATACCGCCGACGGTCTGAAAGTGGGGCTGGAGCGGCGCCGTCCCGGCCTGCCGCTCATCTGCCTGGAAACCGCGCTGCCCGCCAAGTTCGAGGAAACGATCGTCGAGGCCCTGGGGCGCAAGCCGGAACGTCCCGTGGGTCTGGAGAGCATAGAAAACCTACCGCAGCGCTTCGAGGTCATGGATAAGGACGTGGATCAGTTGAAGGCCTATATCGCCGCCCACGCGACGAGCGAACACACCGCCGGATCGTAA
- the recJ gene encoding single-stranded-DNA-specific exonuclease RecJ, protein MLHHPVPKKILRRPLAPEIAPFSQLPSILQRVYRARDLTKPEELDRTLARLPSPRLLSGMDDMVEQLACALRDKLHILVVADFDADGATSCAVALLGLQALGATQVSYLVPNRFEFGYGLTPEIVDVAVARQPDILLTVDNGISSLEGVRTAKSQGLRVLITDHHLPGAELPEADAIVNPNMPGDSFPSKSLAGVGVMFYVLMALRARLRDDGWFALSGISEPNLGQLLDLVALGTVADVVNLDHVNRILVHQGLRRIRSGGARPGINALLEVAGRKPEAISAADLGFAAAPRLNAAGRLEDMGLGIECLLSGYPDKARELAVRLDTLNKERREIEDQMKRDAFALLDNQQLACSPEALSGICLFDPSWHQGVIGILAARLKDRLNRPVIAFAPAGEGSIKGSARSIPGVHIRDVLSDIAARHPALLSRFGGHAMAAGLSLRKTDYEDFAAVFDEEVGRHLQGLDLAHALHSDGELGNEELRLEAAELLQNAGPWGQGFPEPLFDGEFDVVQARVIGEKHLKLVLQTPDRQRSIDGIAFFVEHPENWLGCRRLKAAYRLDVNEFRDQRSVQLRIEYMESCGADA, encoded by the coding sequence ATGCTCCACCACCCCGTACCGAAAAAGATACTTCGCCGACCGCTCGCCCCCGAAATCGCCCCGTTTTCCCAGCTACCGTCGATTTTGCAGCGCGTCTACCGGGCACGGGACCTGACCAAGCCCGAAGAGCTCGATCGCACACTCGCCAGACTGCCCTCGCCACGGCTGCTGTCCGGTATGGACGACATGGTCGAACAGTTGGCGTGTGCCTTACGAGACAAGCTGCATATCCTCGTCGTCGCCGATTTCGACGCCGATGGCGCCACTAGCTGCGCGGTCGCCCTGTTGGGCCTGCAGGCACTGGGAGCGACACAGGTTTCCTACCTGGTGCCCAACCGGTTCGAGTTCGGCTACGGCCTGACGCCTGAAATCGTCGACGTCGCCGTTGCGCGACAACCCGACATTCTCCTGACCGTGGACAACGGAATCTCCAGCCTGGAAGGCGTGCGTACCGCGAAAAGCCAGGGGCTGCGCGTGCTGATCACCGATCATCACCTGCCCGGCGCCGAATTGCCGGAAGCCGATGCCATCGTCAATCCCAATATGCCGGGCGACTCATTTCCCAGCAAAAGCCTGGCAGGCGTAGGCGTGATGTTCTATGTGCTGATGGCCCTGCGGGCCCGCCTACGAGATGATGGCTGGTTTGCGCTGTCGGGCATAAGCGAACCCAATCTCGGACAATTGCTCGATCTGGTCGCCTTGGGCACGGTGGCCGACGTCGTGAACCTGGATCATGTCAACCGTATCCTGGTGCATCAAGGATTACGACGGATACGCTCGGGCGGCGCACGCCCCGGCATCAACGCCCTACTGGAAGTCGCCGGGCGCAAACCGGAGGCGATCAGCGCCGCCGACCTGGGTTTCGCCGCCGCGCCCCGACTCAACGCCGCCGGCCGCCTGGAAGACATGGGCCTGGGCATCGAATGCCTGCTGTCTGGATATCCCGACAAGGCACGCGAACTCGCCGTCCGACTCGACACACTGAACAAGGAACGCCGCGAAATCGAGGACCAGATGAAACGGGATGCTTTTGCGCTGCTCGACAATCAGCAACTCGCGTGCAGCCCCGAAGCACTGTCGGGTATCTGCTTGTTCGACCCGTCCTGGCATCAGGGCGTCATCGGCATACTCGCCGCCCGCCTGAAGGATCGCCTCAACCGTCCCGTCATCGCCTTCGCTCCGGCCGGAGAAGGCAGCATCAAGGGTTCGGCGCGCTCGATACCGGGCGTGCACATCCGCGACGTGCTGAGCGACATCGCCGCGCGCCACCCGGCATTGCTCAGCCGTTTCGGCGGCCACGCCATGGCGGCGGGACTCAGCTTAAGAAAAACGGACTACGAAGATTTCGCCGCGGTCTTCGACGAAGAAGTCGGCCGCCACCTGCAAGGCCTGGACCTCGCCCATGCCCTACACAGCGACGGCGAACTCGGAAACGAGGAATTACGCCTGGAAGCCGCCGAGCTGCTGCAAAACGCCGGCCCCTGGGGCCAAGGCTTTCCCGAGCCTCTCTTCGACGGTGAGTTCGACGTGGTTCAGGCCCGCGTGATCGGGGAAAAACACCTCAAGCTGGTGTTGCAAACCCCGGATCGGCAACGGTCGATAGACGGCATCGCCTTCTTCGTCGAACACCCGGAAAACTGGCTGGGCTGCCGGCGCCTCAAGGCCGCCTATCGGCTGGACGTCAACGAATTCCGCGACCAACGCAGCGTGCAGCTGCGAATCGAGTACATGGAAAGCTGCGGGGCGGACGCCTAG
- a CDS encoding hydroxymethylpyrimidine/phosphomethylpyrimidine kinase: protein MFEGNDYMSATTRTVFCLSGHDATGGAGLQADIETLKALGCHPLTVVTALTSQDTVNVEAVWPQRECDFMAQAECLLNDIQPVSVKIGLLGSADIARAVAEILRRLPHACVVLDPILAAGGGKPLARAELMDVMRAELFPRVTVLTPNTIEARALVGRKSLDECAEELRRLGCKNVLITGTHDTGEVVINRLYGHTAREWSWPRLPHTYHGSGCTLASALAGFLALGQPLETAAYSAQRFTFEALQAGYPLGRGQYMPNRAAPRPELWEHDAG, encoded by the coding sequence ATGTTCGAGGGTAATGATTATATGAGTGCGACTACACGGACCGTTTTCTGTTTATCCGGGCACGACGCCACGGGGGGGGCTGGTCTTCAGGCTGATATTGAAACGTTGAAGGCGCTCGGATGCCATCCGTTGACCGTGGTGACGGCCTTGACTTCCCAGGACACCGTTAACGTCGAGGCCGTTTGGCCGCAACGCGAGTGCGACTTCATGGCCCAGGCAGAATGTTTGTTGAACGACATTCAACCGGTCTCGGTAAAAATCGGCTTGTTGGGTAGCGCCGACATCGCCAGAGCTGTCGCCGAGATTCTTCGTCGTCTGCCGCATGCTTGCGTCGTTTTGGACCCGATCCTGGCGGCGGGCGGCGGCAAGCCCTTGGCCCGTGCCGAGCTGATGGATGTTATGCGGGCCGAACTGTTTCCCCGGGTGACGGTACTCACTCCCAACACGATAGAAGCCCGCGCATTGGTGGGGCGCAAATCCCTTGACGAATGCGCCGAAGAGTTGAGACGGCTCGGTTGTAAGAATGTGCTGATTACGGGTACGCACGACACCGGAGAGGTGGTGATCAACCGGCTTTACGGCCACACGGCGCGGGAGTGGTCCTGGCCGCGCTTGCCGCATACTTATCACGGTTCCGGATGCACCTTGGCGTCCGCTTTGGCAGGCTTTTTGGCGTTGGGCCAGCCATTGGAAACGGCAGCCTACTCGGCTCAGCGCTTTACCTTCGAGGCCTTGCAGGCGGGCTACCCATTGGGCCGGGGGCAGTACATGCCGAATCGCGCCGCGCCGCGTCCCGAGCTGTGGGAGCACGACGCGGGCTAG
- a CDS encoding PEP-CTERM/exosortase system-associated acyltransferase yields the protein MNSHENGYDIVLADTPESKRIHFKLRYDVYCLEKGYEEAKKFVDQLEVDEYDDTSAHFLIRCRATQSWIGTYRIVFNRFNELPLSKHASIYPEHIPTHGGISAEFSRLAILRRFQVPKNGAITDAQFECHILMKAIHSGISYSRQKGAMDVVFFCQRSLGRVVDKLGLVVKQIGPKSQYRGSRYPYLGRLNDFQNGFTSEIALQCFKQHGTYYHYSDYFHPRVMAA from the coding sequence ATGAACTCTCATGAGAATGGATACGACATTGTTTTGGCAGATACACCCGAAAGCAAGAGGATACACTTTAAGCTTCGGTATGACGTCTACTGCCTTGAAAAAGGGTACGAAGAAGCGAAAAAATTCGTCGATCAATTAGAAGTTGACGAGTATGACGATACATCGGCCCATTTCCTGATTCGCTGCAGGGCTACGCAGTCATGGATTGGCACATATAGGATAGTTTTCAATCGCTTCAATGAACTACCGCTCAGCAAACATGCTTCAATATATCCCGAGCATATTCCAACGCACGGAGGAATAAGCGCCGAATTTTCTCGTCTAGCAATTCTGCGTCGATTCCAAGTCCCCAAGAATGGAGCAATCACCGATGCACAGTTTGAGTGCCACATCTTAATGAAAGCCATCCACAGCGGTATTAGCTATTCGAGACAGAAGGGGGCGATGGACGTTGTTTTCTTCTGCCAACGATCGCTGGGCAGAGTGGTCGATAAGCTAGGGCTGGTAGTAAAGCAAATTGGCCCGAAGTCTCAATATCGAGGATCCCGTTATCCATATCTAGGGCGGCTTAACGACTTTCAAAACGGCTTCACCTCCGAGATTGCTTTGCAATGCTTCAAGCAGCACGGAACTTACTACCACTACTCAGATTACTTCCATCCTCGGGTCATGGCCGCATAG